CTCGTCGTTGCGGGTCGACAGAGCCTTCATCGAGCAAAAGCCCCCGACTCCCAGCGCGCTCACTTGCCCCTCGGTGCCGCCGGCGAGCATCGCGTCGGCAAAACCCAGCTGAATCTGCCGGAAGGCATCGCCCACCGCATGCAAACCAGAGGTGCAAGCGGTGCAGGGGGTCGAATTGGGGCCCCGAGCGCCATACATGATGGAAACCTGACCTGCGGCCATATTGGAGATCAGAGCCGGGATGAAGAACGGCGAGATCCGGCTCGGACCACGCTCGAGGAAGGTCTCGTGGGTACGCTCGATGAGCGGCAAGCCCCCGATACCAGAGCCGATGATCACCCCTACCCGAGGCCCGGTCTCCTCGTCGATGCGAACCCCCGAATCCCCCACCGCAAATTCCGCGGCCGCCAGCGCGAAATGGATGAAGCTGTCGGCCTTCTTGATCTCCTTCTTCTCCAGGTAATTCCCGGGGTCGAAGTCATCCGGCACCTGCCCCGCGATGCGCGCAGGGAAATTCTCGGTATCGAAGCGGGTCAGGGGCCCGATGCCCGAGCGCCCCTCGAGCAGAGCCTGCCAGTTGTCCGTGGTCCCGATGCCTAGAGAAGACACCAATCCCACGCCCGTCACCACGACCCGGCGGGTATGAATCACTTTGCTCAAGGTTGGCCTCGCTTACTATCCATGGATCCGGCCGTCGATGGCCGGCAATGGATGGATGGGGGGATGGACCGCGAGTCAACAGCGGCCTACGTTCGATTCCGGCCAGCGGCCCAGACGAGCTAGCTGCCCTAGACGAGCTGCCTTAGCTTGGCGACCCCAGACCAGCAGCCTCCCCAGCGCCCCCCTCGGAGCAAATCCACCGAGGAGGGTCGAGAAGGCATGCCGGAGGGAGGATCAGTTCTCGTCGTCCTGGTGCTCGGAGATGTAGCTCACCGCCTCCTGGACGCGGCTGATCTTCTCGGCCTCTTCGTCGGGAATCTCGATGTTGAACTCTTCCTCGAAGGCCATCACCAGCTCGACGATGTCCAGCGAATCCGCGCCGAGGTCGTCCGTGAAGCTGGCTTCCAGGGTCACCTCGTCGGCGTCCACACCCAGCTGTTCCACGATGATGCCGCGAACTTTTTCTTCAACCTGATCGGACATGGGTTTGCTCCCTCCTATGAATGTCGATGCTTTTCGAATCAGCTTGTTTGATCTGGCAGAGCGGACCTCGCACGGCCGTCACGGCCTCGCGAAGCGCTGCGCCAGTGTACTAGATATACAGGCCGCCAGAGACATTGAGCACATGGCCCGTGACGTAGGCGGCCTCTTCACTGGCGAGAAAGACCACCGGCCAGGCCACGTCGTCGACCTGTCCCAGGCGACGCAGCACGATGGCGTCGGTGAGCCCCGTACGGCTAGCCTCCGGCAGCTCCGCGGTCATGGCGGTCTCGATGTAGCCCGGTGCCACGACGTTGACGGTGATGTTGCGACTCCCCAGCTCGCGAGCCAGGGATTTGCTGAAACCCACCAGCCCCGCCTTGGCGGCGGCGTAGTTGGCCTGGCCGATATTCCCCATCAGCCCCACCACCGAGGAGACGGAGATGATCCGGCCCCAACGACGGCGCATCATACCGCGAATGACCAGCTTGGTGAGGGCGAAGGGACCGGTGAGGTTGGTGTCCAACACCCGCTGCCAATCCTCCAACTTCAGCCGCATCAGCAGGTTGTCGGCGGTGATGCCCGCATTGTTCACCAGGATGTCGATGTCGGCGAAACCTTCCGGTAGCTCCTTGAGGCGCGCCTCCATGGCCTCCGGCTCGGTCATGTCCAGAGCCAGTGCCGTCGCTTCGCCGCCGTTCTGGGCGATCTCGTCCGCCAGCGACTCCAGCTTGTCCACGGAGCGGGCTGCCAAGATCACCGACGCCCCCTGCTCGGCCAGGCGGCGCGCGATGGCGGCGCCGATGCCCTGGGAAGCTCCTGTCACTAGAGCGGTCTTTCCATCCAATCGGAACATTGTCATCTCCCCTCGAAGTGGCTCGAAATCAGAATCCGGCGAAGCAGTATCAGCCGTCGTCTCCACCGTCCGCCGACAGGCGTTCCATCTGCGCCGGCTCGGACACCGTGAAGCAACGAGTACCGCGGGCGATGCGGCGATTGAGACCGGTGAGGACCTTGCCGGCACCGACCTCCGCGAAGGCCTCTACGCCGCCTTCCTCGGCCATCCAGCTGACGCTCTCGGTCCAGCGAACGGCGGAATCCACCTGCCGTATCAGCGCTTCTCGGGCAGCGGCACCGGTGGTCACCGGGCGGGCGTCGACGTTGGTCACCACCGGCACCCGCGGATCGCGAAACTCCGTCGCCGCCAGCAGCGGCGTCAGCCCTTCCCGAGCCGGTGCCATCAGCGGCGAATGGAACGGTGCCGACACCGCCAGCAGCACCGCTTTGCGGGCGCCCTGTTCCTTGGCGATCTCCACCGCCCGCTCAACCGCTCCCCGGTGGCCGGCGATCACCGTCTGACCGTCGCCGTTGAGGTTGGCGAGAGCGCAGACCTCCCCCTCGGCGGCCTCCTCCGCCACCGCCTGGACCTGCTCCGCGTCGAAACCGATGATCGCCGCCATGGCTCCCACCCCCGGCGGCACCGCCTCCTGCATCAGCTCCCCTCGGCGGCGCACCAGTCGCAGAGCGTCCGCCAGCTCCAACGTGCCCGCCGCCACCAGCGCCGAATACTCCCCCAGGCTGTGACCGGCCATCAGAACGGCATGATCCAGCCCCGCCTCCGCCACCGCTCGATAGGCGGCGATGGACGTAGTGAGCAACGCCGGTTGGGTGTTGGCGGTGAGCTGCAGATCGTCTTCCGGTCCTTCCCAGCAGAGCTTGGAAAGAGCGAACCCGAGCACCTCGTCCGCTTCCTCGAAGGTACGACGGCTGACCTCGAAGGCCTCCGCCCAATCCGCCCCCATCCCCACCTTCTGGGAGCCCTGGCCGGGGAAGACAAAGGCCGTAGCGGGACCGCTCTGGGGCTGATCTGAATCTGTGCTCACGGTGTCGTCCTTTCGATGCTGTTGCGAATCTTCGGCGCGCGGATGCCTGTGGATGTCCGTATTCGGAGCGCCGGCTCAGCTTCCGGAAGCCTCGTGGGCCCCAAGATAGCGGGCCTCTTCGTCGTGCAGCTGGGCCACCTTGTCGCGGATCTTGCCGTGCACGTCCGTCGTCGCCAGCTCCCGAGCCCGCAGAATCGAGTTCATGATGGCGGTGGCGTTGGAGCGCCCGTGGGCCACCAGGCAACCGCCCCGCAGCCCGAGCAACGGTGCCGCCCCATACTCTCGATAATCCGTTCGCCGGGAGAGACTATCGAAAGCCGGCCGCGCGAGCCAACCGCCCAGGGAGCGCAGGGGGCTCTTGTCCAGCTCTTCCCGCAACATGGTCTTGATCAGCTCCGCCACCGCTTCGGCGCTCTTCAACAGCACATTGCCGACGAAGCCATCGCACACGATGACGTCCGCCGCGCCGTTGAAGGCGTCCTGACCTTCCACATTGCCGATGAAATTGAGCCCCGTCTCCTTGAGCACCCGGAAAACCTCCCGCGTCAGGTCGGTCCCCTTGGACTCCTCCTCACCGATGGACATGAGGCCAATCTTGGGAAAGGGAATGCGGTGGACTTCCTGGGCGTAGAAATGCCCCATCACGGCGAATTCCCGAAGGTGGGAGGGCTTGGTGTCGACGTTGGCACCGACATCCAGGACCACCGTGCGGCCCCGGGGATTGGGAAATTCCGCCGCCAGCGCCGGCCGGTGAACGCCGGGAATGGTGCCGATGACCATCTTGGCGGCGATCATGGCGGCACCGGTGTTGCCCGCGGAGACCATCGCCTCCGCTCGGCCATCCCGCACCAGATCAGCGCACAGCCGGATGGAGGATTTCTTCTTGCGCCGAATGGGGGTGATGGCCGCCTCGTCCATCTCCACCACCTCGTCGGCATGTACCAACTCGATGCGGCCGCCAGCCTCGATCTGGCCGGCGTCGCCATGCTCGGCGAGCTCCCGCCGGATGCGGTCGCTATCCCCCACCAGCAGAATCGATACGCCATGGTCTGCCGCGGCCCGGACGGCTCCGGTCACGACCTCGCGGGGAGCGAAGTCCCCGCCCATGGCGTCGACGGCTACGTGCAAGAAATCGAGCTCCTGGGAAGTTCCCGCGGCTCGCTCGAGCCCCGGCCTGGACCGCCTCCCGGCGGCGCTTCCATGGTTCCACCGGCTCATTCACCGGCCCGCTCCAGGGACCAGCAGTCCCTTTCTAGGGGTAGGGCTCTGCGAGTCCCGCCCTACCGGTCCGGAACCCGGAGAAGCCTTTGGCCGAGCGCCCGAGAGAACGGCGTCGCATCAGGCTCCAATGGACTCGGCCGAGGAAGGAGCGTACCCGATCAGAAGGCCGAGGTTGCCTCGACGACCTCTCGATCGCGGTAGAAACCACAAGCGCGGCAAGCGCGGTGAGGAATCTTGATCTCTCCGCAGTTGGCACAGGTGGAGGCTGCCGGCCGGTCGAGGGCATCGTGGGCGCGGCGCTTGTTGCGACGGGCCTTGGAATGACGTCGTTTCGGATTCGCCATGATCTGAGTACCTCTAGCTTGTCTTTCGGCTCTATTGGGTCGCGTTGATTTGTCGCGTTGGTCGCGGCTGCTCGAGCGTCCTACTCGACGAGAAGCCAGCCCTCGGCGTCAGTCGCCGTCGCTGTTCTCGCCGTCCTGTTCATCACCGGCGAGAGTGCCCTTGAGCGCTGCCAAAGCGGACCAACGGGGATCCACCTCATCGCGCTCGCAGCTGCAACTCTCGTCGTTGAGATTCGCCCCACAGCTCGGACAGAGGCCCGCGCAATCGGGACGGCACAAAGGCTTCATGGGCACGTTGAGCTGGACTTGTTCCAGCGCCAACGGCTCCGTATCGAGCTCGTCCCCATCGATATGGACGATGCTCAGGTCTTTTTCTTCCAGCTCCTGCTCTTCCGCCTCCGGGCCCTCCGGATGGGTGAAGACCAGCAGCTCCAGCGGCTCGTCGATGCTCTCCTTGACCGGCCGCAGGCAGCGGTCACAGGCGAGCTCCTGCTCGTAGGTCAGGCGAGCCCGCAGATAGTACCCCGGATCGGTGAAGCTGATGGTGCCTTCCAGGTTCACCGGGCTGAGCCCCGTGACCTCGGACCGATCCAACCCGCCGGGCGGGATTTCCAGGGTTTCCTCCCAGTGGAAAGGCTCGTCGTGAATGCGTTCCAGGTTGATCAACATCCGTAGAGTCCCTCCCAAGGCAAGGCGGCCAGCTTATGCCATGGGTTGTAGAGGTGTCAAACTCGGTCCCCACTCAGGAAGCGGGCGGTGCCGAATGCCGCAGAAGGCGCAGCGCAGCCCGGTCCGGGTCCCGCAAAATCACCGCCGAGCCGAAGCCGTATCTCTCCAGGGGACGCAAGAGGACCTCCAGGTCATCGACCCGGCCGGCAGCCAGCTGAGGGTCCTCCAGGGGCATGGCCCGCAACGCGGCGGCTAGCCCGTCCATCATCTCCATCGACCGCCGAGGATTCGAGACCACTGCCGCCACCAGGTGCTGCATATCGTCTGACCGCCAGCCCTCGAAGGCTTTCGACACCGGCCCCACCAGCGTCGCCCCCTGATCGTAGGCCTCCCGACCCGCCGCCAGGAGCTGCCATTCCCCTTCGATGCCGCTGTAGCCGTTCTCTCCCAGCAGCAGCGCCAACCCCATCCCCGCCAGCGGCGGTCGGCTCGGACCATCGGACGACTCTTGGAGAGCAGCATCTTGGAGAACCGCGAAACTGGGGCCGTCGAAAAGCACCAGCGCCTGCCGGCGCCCTTCCGTCACCGCCAGTCCCAGCAGCCCCACCGGTGGCTCGAGGCGATCTTCCAAGCCCCCCAGGGACGTCCCCATCTGCCCTCCTTCGGCCGGCAAGTCTTCCGAAAGCAGATCGACCGACAGCAAATCTACCGACAAGCCGGCCTCCTCGAGGCGCAACGAGTACAGTCCCGGCGGCACCACTCCCGCTCTTTGGCCGAGGCGGGCCAATGCCAGAAGCTCTCCGGACGGCGGCATCCGGGCCTCCTGGGGCACGCCTTCCTGGGGCACGGCAGCGCCCTGACTCACGGCGCTCCAAACCAGCCCATCCCAGCTCACCTGCACGCGCCCATAGCGCCCTTCCACCACCCCTCCCGACAGCCACGGATTGCTCGCCACCCAACCCGCAACCCGGCCGATGAGGGCGAAGGCTGGATACACCCGCGCCGCCACGGCGAAGCGCTCGCCTCCGGCATCCCAACCCGCCGCCAGCTCCCGCGCCGGCGGCACCGAAAACGGACCAAAAGGCGGCAGCACCAAGGGTTCCCGCCGATAGAGCCGCGCTGCGGCGGCCAGATACTCCCCCGGATCCTCCACCCCTTCCACCGCCGCCAGATTCTGGTGCGGATAGGCCAGCCATACGGCGGTGTCGAAATCTCCTCCCAACAGCACCCTCGCTGGCGCGCCCTCGGCATCCAGGACGCCGCTATGAGCCCGCGGCAGATACCAAAACCAGATGTGGCCAGCGGCAAGGACCAGGAGAATCCCGACCACCAGCAGCCGCAGCTTCCGCCGACGGCGAGGCTTGGGATGATTGGCTGTTCTTTGTTCCATGAATGGTTCCTACGGTCCCCCGGGGCACAATGCCCAAATAAGACGCCCCGGGCCTGAAGAGCCTATAATGCGCTGTTCCTATGGCAACCGGTTCTCAAAGCTCCACACCCCGTGGCCCTCTACCCGTCCGCGCCTACCGCCGGCTGCGCTACCTGCTCAGCCGGCTGCGCCCCTGGAGACTGAGGGCGACCTGGCTCTGGTTGTGGGCAGCCCTTGCCAAGACCCGCGAGCTGCGGCGGGAAGAGCGCCTCACTGTGGCGGTGGATATCTGCGCCTTCTGGGAGCCCCTCACCGGCATCGGATGGTATCTCTACCGCCTCCTCGAGCACCTCGCCCATCGGGACGACCTGCGCCTGCGTCTCTACGGCCCGCAAATCGCTCCCATCCCCGACGCCCCGGAACCGGTGGTGGAGCTGCCGGCGGGGCCGGCCCTGGAGGTGGTGCGCTACGACGCGCCGG
The nucleotide sequence above comes from Acidobacteriota bacterium. Encoded proteins:
- a CDS encoding beta-ketoacyl-ACP synthase II, whose protein sequence is MIHTRRVVVTGVGLVSSLGIGTTDNWQALLEGRSGIGPLTRFDTENFPARIAGQVPDDFDPGNYLEKKEIKKADSFIHFALAAAEFAVGDSGVRIDEETGPRVGVIIGSGIGGLPLIERTHETFLERGPSRISPFFIPALISNMAAGQVSIMYGARGPNSTPCTACTSGLHAVGDAFRQIQLGFADAMLAGGTEGQVSALGVGGFCSMKALSTRNDEPEKASRPWDKDRDGFVCAEGAGILVLEELEQARERGATIYAEIVGYGMSGDAYHISAPHPDGDGAARVMQAALEDAELAPESIGYINAHGTSTSLGDQAEVEAV
- the fabG gene encoding 3-oxoacyl-[acyl-carrier-protein] reductase; its protein translation is MTMFRLDGKTALVTGASQGIGAAIARRLAEQGASVILAARSVDKLESLADEIAQNGGEATALALDMTEPEAMEARLKELPEGFADIDILVNNAGITADNLLMRLKLEDWQRVLDTNLTGPFALTKLVIRGMMRRRWGRIISVSSVVGLMGNIGQANYAAAKAGLVGFSKSLARELGSRNITVNVVAPGYIETAMTAELPEASRTGLTDAIVLRRLGQVDDVAWPVVFLASEEAAYVTGHVLNVSGGLYI
- the acpP gene encoding acyl carrier protein is translated as MSDQVEEKVRGIIVEQLGVDADEVTLEASFTDDLGADSLDIVELVMAFEEEFNIEIPDEEAEKISRVQEAVSYISEHQDDEN
- the fabD gene encoding ACP S-malonyltransferase, translated to MSTDSDQPQSGPATAFVFPGQGSQKVGMGADWAEAFEVSRRTFEEADEVLGFALSKLCWEGPEDDLQLTANTQPALLTTSIAAYRAVAEAGLDHAVLMAGHSLGEYSALVAAGTLELADALRLVRRRGELMQEAVPPGVGAMAAIIGFDAEQVQAVAEEAAEGEVCALANLNGDGQTVIAGHRGAVERAVEIAKEQGARKAVLLAVSAPFHSPLMAPAREGLTPLLAATEFRDPRVPVVTNVDARPVTTGAAAREALIRQVDSAVRWTESVSWMAEEGGVEAFAEVGAGKVLTGLNRRIARGTRCFTVSEPAQMERLSADGGDDG
- the rpmF gene encoding 50S ribosomal protein L32 codes for the protein MANPKRRHSKARRNKRRAHDALDRPAASTCANCGEIKIPHRACRACGFYRDREVVEATSAF
- the plsX gene encoding phosphate acyltransferase PlsX; translation: MHVAVDAMGGDFAPREVVTGAVRAAADHGVSILLVGDSDRIRRELAEHGDAGQIEAGGRIELVHADEVVEMDEAAITPIRRKKKSSIRLCADLVRDGRAEAMVSAGNTGAAMIAAKMVIGTIPGVHRPALAAEFPNPRGRTVVLDVGANVDTKPSHLREFAVMGHFYAQEVHRIPFPKIGLMSIGEEESKGTDLTREVFRVLKETGLNFIGNVEGQDAFNGAADVIVCDGFVGNVLLKSAEAVAELIKTMLREELDKSPLRSLGGWLARPAFDSLSRRTDYREYGAAPLLGLRGGCLVAHGRSNATAIMNSILRARELATTDVHGKIRDKVAQLHDEEARYLGAHEASGS
- a CDS encoding DUF177 domain-containing protein, whose product is MLINLERIHDEPFHWEETLEIPPGGLDRSEVTGLSPVNLEGTISFTDPGYYLRARLTYEQELACDRCLRPVKESIDEPLELLVFTHPEGPEAEEQELEEKDLSIVHIDGDELDTEPLALEQVQLNVPMKPLCRPDCAGLCPSCGANLNDESCSCERDEVDPRWSALAALKGTLAGDEQDGENSDGD